The following DNA comes from Reinekea thalattae.
GTGTATTAGCGCTTTACGACTTCCCAAGCATGGAGCGTCAGCTTTCTTGTGAGTGGTTAGGATGTGGTGAAGAAGGTGCAGCAACAAAAGCCTTAATATTTACTTCTGAATTTTTGTTAGCGCAGAAGAAGATCAATAAGTTAATGCCAGACTACAGTGAATTTGTTAATCCTTCTTATGCTGAAGCCGCATCGAAGCTTTAATCATTCCTAAATAGTTAAGCAGGCACTGATATGAATAGACTCCAAATTAAAGATGTATCGGTTGTCTATCCTGCAGCACAAGGCGGTGACCCAGTCACCGCCTTATCTGATGTTAATCTAACCATTAATCAGGGTGACTTGGTTGTGGCGTTAGGTGCATCGGGCTGCGGGAAGACAACACTGTTAAACCTGATTGCAGGTTTTATTTCGCCAACTGATGGTTATTTAACGCTGGGTGACAGCACGGTTGAAGGTTATCCACGAGTGACCGTAGGCTTCGATATTGGCGATGAAGTGACAGGCCCAGGCAAAGACCGAGGAGTAGTTTTCCAAAAGCATGCTTTGCTGCCTTGGTTGAATGTTATTGAAAACACAGAATTTGGTTTAAAGCTGCAAGGTGTTGATAAGGCCACTCGCCGAACACGAGCAGCAGAATATCTTAAGTTGGTTGGTTTAGAAGATTTTCATAATCATAAAACCTACCAGCTTTCAGGCGGAATGCAGCAACGTGTCGGGATTGCTCGTGCATTGACGAACGACCCGCAAATGTTATTGCTGGATGAACCGCTCGGCGCACTCGACGCGCTCACTCGAGAATCGTTACAAGAGCTGTTGCTCGATGTTTGGAACGAAACCAATAAGATGATGTTCTTTATCACTCACAGCGTTGATGAAGCCTTGTTGTTGGCAACGCGTCTTATTGTTATGTCTCCACGCCCAGGGCGAATTACCCACGAATTTGAACTCGACTTTAACCGTCAGTTTTTAGAATCGCGCGATGCTCGCCAAGTGAAGTCGAATCCAGAATTTATTGCGATGAAAGAAAAGGTACTAGAAATCATTCATGGTGATGAAGAACAGGCGGAGTCGAATGTATGACCAACTCAATCGATAAAGAAACGAATCAACCTAAAGCGCCGAGCTTTTTTGCAAAGCTGATGCACCGCTTAGCAAAACAGAAAGCTGCACCGACTGGCAGTTATTATGGTGAACCAGGTGCTGGCAACAGTCTGTATATTTCAATTACAACAGTGGTTGTTCTGTTGTTAATTTGGACAGGCGTCACCGAGGCAGGTTTAATCAAACCGCTATTTTTACCTTCCCCTATCGATGTTATTGCGCGGTTGGGTGATGTCTACCGTGATGGCTTTGCCGGTGCGACCTTGGCTCAGCATATGGGTGCCAGTTTTAGTCGTATATTTGGCTCGTTTTTCTTAGCCTGTATTACGGGAATACCGCTAGGTATTGCCATTGGTTGCAGCCGAATTTTCCGTGGCATTTTTGATCCAATTATCGAATTTTATCGCCCACTACCACCGCTGGCCTATTTACCGTTGGTGATTATTTGGATGGGTATCGACGAAAGCAGTAAGATCATGCTGATCTATTTAGCCATGCTCGCGCCGATAGTTTTAAGTACGCGGGCAGGTGTTGGCTCTGTACGCATCGAGCAAATCCAAGTGGCCTATTCAATGGGCGCTAACCGCTGGCAAGTAATTAGCCAGATCATTACTCGCGGTGCGATGCCAGACATTATGACTGGTATGCGTATTGCGATTGGTTTTGGTTGGACCACGCTGGTTGCCGCAGAAATGGTTGCAGCAGAACGAGGTATTGGCTTTATGGTATTGAACGCCTCAGAATTTTTGGTCACCGATGTGGTGATTGCCGGTATTTTAATTATTGGTATCATTGCTTTTGGCTTTGATATGTTGATGCGTTATCTGGAAAGCAAATTCATTCCTTGGAAAGGTCAGAATTAATTTCTATTTTGATCGCAATAAAAAAGCCTCACATCTGTGAGGCTTTTTTGTATCTGGCTGACTTTCTTAATTTATTCATGTCTCAGTTTTCAACTTTCAACTTTCAACTTTCAACTTTCAACTTCAATCTTTAATTATCAACCTAAGTTAGTTTAGCTGTTTTCTTGTGCAAAGCGCTTCATGAATGAAACTAAAGTTTCAACATCGGTTAGGGTAATACCGTTATAAATACTGGCGCGTAGATAATCGCCCACACCAAAAGGTGTTAAGGTTCTTAAACCGACCATGCCGAGTTCCCAAGCTTCGATCAGGAATTTTTCGGTGATCGCGTCATCGCCATTTTTCACATTGAATGGTACGTTCATTCGGCTGCGAATCGCTTTATCTTTGATTGGAGTGCCATAAAAGCCATTGGACTGATCGATGGTGTCGTAAATTGCTTTAGCTTTAGCGATAGAGCGTTGCTCGCATTGTTCAATGCCGCCTTGCTGTTTTAGCCAATTCATAACCATGCCAACCACTTCAATATTAAAAGTGGCCGGTGTATTCCATAGGTTTTCTGCTTCGCTAAAGGTGGTGTAATTAAACACGCCAGGACAAAGTGGTGAAGCCTTATCCTTACCCAATAAATCCTTACGCACAATGGTCATGGTAACGCCTGGGTGGCCGATATTTTTTGATGCGCAAGCAAAGAGAACACCGACGCCATCGCCGTGCCAATCAATCGGTTTGGTTGAAAAGTCGGAACTGGCATCAACCACTAAAGGAATGTGCTGTCGAGATTTTGGTCGCTTAGGTAAACGATGCAACTCAATGCCATTGACCGTTTCGTTGGAGCAAAGATAAATATATTTAGCATCGGCATCGATGTTATTTTCAGTCAATTCAGGAAAGCGGGTGTAATGCCCAGTTGCTGGATCTTTTGCATCAATGGTTTGTACTTGGCAATAACGACTGGCTTCTTCGGCGCCGCGAGCAGACCAGGTGCCGTTGATAACGTAACAGGCCTTGTCGGTTGTTTCTTTGCATAGATTAAGTGGTACCGCTGCAAACTGACCGTGACCGCCTGCGTGAGTAAATAACACCTCGTAATCATCAGGGATTTGCATCACCTCGCGGGTGGTTGCAATGGTGCTTTTTAGTAGTTCAATAAATTCTGGAGCACGATGCGACATCGCCAGTGATGTTAAGGGCTGGTTTTGAAAGCTGTCGGCAATCTGTTGTTCAACGGCTTTTGGTAACGAAGTTGGGCCGGGACTAAAGTTGATAATCGAAGCTGCGCTAGAGCGAAGGGAACCGATGAGTGCGGGATGAGTATCGTGAGTCATATCTGTGTTTACTCCCTTTAAATGAGAAACCTTAAATGCAAACCCGTATCTAAAAAATTGCCTGTACAGAGGCGCTGATGCCTAATATCGCGGCCAGTGCCATGATCGGTAGAGCAAAATGTTTTAAAGATTTAGGTGGATTTTTATTGAATAACCATTGCCCAGCTCGTACCGCCAGTAGCGTTGGCAGTAGTAGGCTGATGGTGTAGATAAAAAATTCGTAGCTGGCCAATCCGCTGGCAAGCTGCACGGATATTGAAACGCCTTCGCTGACGATAAAGAATAAAATCATCGTGGCCCGCTGAGCGCTGGCCGTTAGTGGGCTGGCTAACATATAGCAAACAATCATCGGCCCACCGACAGAAGCACCAGCGGTGCCCATACCGCTGGCCATGCCAAAGCCAAGTTTGACTCGCAATTTATCAGCGTTGCGAGGCTTGGCATCGAACAACAGCGCAATGGCGAGAACCAGAATGATGATGCAAATAATGAGTTTAAGCAGCTGTGCATCGATCAATAGCAACAGCAGTAAACCAAAGGGAATGCCGAGCACGGCTCCAGTCGTTAACAGTTTAAAGGTGGCAATATCAGCCTGTTGCCGAGCTTGTCGCCACAGGCCTGCACTGCATAGCACATCCAATGCTAAGACAACGGGAATGCTCAGTTGTGGCGCTAATGTAAAATTTAGCCCCACCACGGCAATCGCAGCAAAGCCAAACCCCGCGTAGCCGCGAACAAGGCCTGCAATAGAAACAGCTAACACTAAAACCCAAAACGATTCGAACAAGGTGGACTACCTAAAAATGGTGTAATAACAAAAATGGATTAATAACCAAGTCAGTATGGTGTTCCGGTGGTCGATCAAATAGTTCCAAAGGCGGATTTCCATAGTGCCAATGGCAGGTCATTGTCATTTTGTAATGAAATTATGGCTGGGTTGTAAAATGAAGATTGAACTCGACACACTTAGTGACTCAGGAATCGCTGACTTACTCGAAAAGCATCTTCAAGATATGCATCAATACTCACCTGCTGAAAGCATTCATGCACTGGATGTCGAACAATTAAAACAACCAGGGCTGACTTTTTGGTCGGCTCGAATAAATAATAAAGTGGTTGGTTGTGGCGCGTTATATGAACTTTCAGAAAGTGAAGGCGAGGTTAAATCGATGAAGGTCGATAGCGCTCATTTAAGGAAGGGGGTTGCAGCACGATTACTGGAACAAATTATTAGCGAGGCGCATAAACGTAATTATAAAAAAGTGTATTTAGAAACCGGATCTCACGAGGCATTTTTGGCTGCAGTCGCGTTGTATGAGCGGTTTGGTTTTGTTGAGTGTGAGCCTTTCGCACACTATCAAGAAGACCCTTACAGTCGATTTTATTTAAAGCAACTCAGTTGATAAAAGCCGACCTCGACGTGAACCAAGGTCGGCTTTATTCGTTTTATTTTTTGCGTGCTGAAAAAATAATAGCGACTGAAGTAAACAGCCTGCTGAGTTATTGCTCTAATGTTGCGTGTAGTTTTTTGTATTGGCCATTCAGAGCCATGAGTTCTTCATGGGTACCACTTTCGACTACTTGGCCTTCATGCATAACGTGGATGAGGTCAGCGTTCATAACCGTAGTTAAGCGATGAGCAATCACCAATGTTGTTTTCTGTTTTGAAACATCGTCTAGCAGTTGCTGAATTTTTCGCTCGGTCTGGTTGTCGAGCGCCGATGTCGCTTCATCAAGCAATAGTATTGGCGCATTACGCAACATTGCACGAGCAATAATGACACGCTGGCGTTGACCGCCGGATAAATTAGTACCGCGAGGTCCTGCTAGGGTCTCAAGACCGTCACTGGATTCGTTGGCGAATTCGTTCACTAATGCGACTTCGGAGGCGGTAAAGATTTGCTCCTCTTCAGCACTGATATCCCCCAGTTTGATGTTGTCGATAATGCTTTCATCAAAGAGTGCCGATTCTTGGCTAACAAGCGCCATTTCTTCGCGTAGCTGTTGGGCATCGAGTGACAAGATGTTTTGGCCGCCAATACTAATCGAGCCAGAGTGTGGTATTTCTAGCGCGGTTAGCAGGTTAAAGAGGGTTGATTTGCCAGCGCCGCTTTGACCAACAAAGGCTGTTGTTTTACCGCCAGGGGCGATAAATGAAAGCTGCTTTAACACCTCGGTATCACCATAACTGAAGTTAACCTGATCGAAGCAGATATCGCCTAATGGGTTACTTAGGTTGGTGTCTGTGGGTTTTGGGCGCGGATCCGGTTTTTTATCGAATAGATAATAGATTCGCTCTAAGTTGGCAACAGCACCCTGTATAGCACCTGAAATACTGGTCAGTTTACGTATTGGTTCCAATAACAAGCCGATGGCAACAAAGAAAGTAATGAAGTCACCCGCGGTTTTTTCACCAGAAATAATTTGCTGCCCACCAAAGTAAATGATGGCGACAAAGCCTGCTCCTGCGGCTAGCTCAATGACCGATAGCATGGCACTGTTACTGTATTGAGAGTAAAGCTGTCGGCGAGTAAACTGATGTATGCCTTTACTAAAGCGGTGTGATTCGTGCTCAGCAAGGTTGTTTAATTTAATCGCCTTAATGCCATGAAAAATTTCATCGAGGCGAGTCGATAACAGCGCCGATGCTTCGCGCGCTTTACGGGACTGACGACGAATAAGCTTTTGTAATAAATACAAAGGGAAAACTAATAAAGGGGCACCAATAAAGATGATAGCCGTCCACCAAATATCAATTTGCATTGCGGCTATAAGCATGGCAATTAGGGTGGTTAAATCACGGCCGAGCGTGACTAATGTTCGGCTAGCAAAAGCTTGAAGTGCTTGTGTATCACCCCGGACTCTTTCGATGAGTCCACCAGGTGAGTTGTTATTAAAGAAGTTCATATCCATAGTCAGCAAGTGCTCAGTAAGCTTCTGCTGCATATCGGACACGACTAGAGTGCCAGTTTGGGCAATGAGCGCACGCTGAATGAAGGAGCCAAAACTTCGCACAATAAAGACACCGCAAATAGCAAACGCTACGCCCCAAATTTGGGTTTCGTTACCGGCGACAAAGATGGTGTCGAACATAGGCTTTAACTGGTAAACGAAGAAGTACATGGCCGCGCCTTCAAGCAGCATGAACATCACAGCTAAAATGAGCTTGGCGGTGTGTTTGCGGATAAAGTGACGCCAAAGTCGGCTGAGTAACTGAGTTGCTGTGTATTGATTACTCACGGCGTAATACCTTATCGACTATAAAGTCGTACCACTTATTACTATGGAATTTTTCTTGTAACGCATCACGATCGTAATGATGTTCAGCCCACTCTAAAAAATCGACCGGTGTGACTTCATTATATTGACGGTAGGCGTCTAAAAAATAATCTAGACGGCCAGTCTTAGAATGCTTGATGTGTAAATACTTAATGCTTAATTGTTTTTGCGCTTGCTCAATCGGTTGCTTGAGCACCATTAGGCAGTAAAGCGCTGAGCAGATACCTGCACGGTCGGCGCCTGACTTACAGTGAAAAGCCGTGACGCCGTTAAGGCTTTCAAACATGGCTTTGGTTTTTAGCAGCTCTTCAAATGTTGGCATACGGCGCGAAAACATACGGTGGTTTACCAGTTCGATACCGTATTTGGCGCACGCTTCTTTTTCCAGTGCGTAAGAACCCCATCGGCTTGGCCCTCTAAGGTTGACGATGGTGGTAACACCTAATTTAGACAGTCGCTTGATTTGTCTTGGCGAGGGCTGGTTACAGCGCCAAGCGTTATCACTTAGTCGATTTAGGTTAGTCCAGAAGACTCGGAAGAAGGCATGATCGCCAAAAATAGCGTCCAGATGGACAAGAATTCGTTGTTTTTTACTGGTAATGCCGTTATCGCGCCAAGTTTCTTGCATCGCGATGTATTTTTGCTTAAAAAGGTTTGCCATGAGCACTTCAAAATTAAAATAAGTCGCTATTTTAGTGATAAAGCAAGGCAATGAATAGCGCTAGTCTCTCAGTTTCTTGCACTTGATGGTTTAAATTGCATCAAGAGAGTGCAAATTCGTATGGCGCAGCCATTGGAAATCAATCTTTATGGATAATGTACTTCCGTTAAAGGCGTTACAGGCTTTTGAATCTGCTGGTCGTACCGGTAGTTTTCAGCGCGCAGCGGGTGAGTTGGGTGTTACGCCTTCGGCGATCAGTCATCAGATCAAAAGTTTAGAAGAATATCTAGGCTTTGAGCTGTTTGAGCGCAAAGCTCGTCAGGTGGTGTTAACTCCTTTAGGTGATGCTTACCTAGAAACGGTAGCCCAGTCTTTTTTACAACTGGATATTGCAACTAGCCGCCTGCAGCAAGGTTATGCCACAGGCAAATTAACCGTTGCTATGCCTGCGCTATTGTTGCAGCAGTACGTGATGCCTAAGTTATTTTACTTCACGGAAAAACATCCAGAGCTTGAAATTGAGTTGATCAGTGCTGATGAGGAGTCCGATTATGACGGCGCAGATGTTGCGATTCGATTGGCTCAGGATAGCCGTAAAGATAATGACTTTCTGCTGTCTAGATCGGCAGAATTAACCGCCGTTTGCGCGCCTGAACTGCTCGAGCGTGAATTTATAATGGCTGCACCGCAGCTACTTCAGTGTCGGTTACTCTATTGCCATGATGGCCTGGACTATTGGCGACGCTGGTTCAATATTCAGGGGATTGATTTTTTTCCTGCCCAAGGATCAATGAATTTTTCGACAGAAACGGCAGTTTTACAAGCCGCATTAGAAGGCGTCGGAGTTGCATTGATAGACCTGAGATTTGTGCAGCGAGAGTTGGCGCAAGGCTTATTGATGGCGCCGGTTGATATTAGTCTGCATTTGCCGCAAAACTATTCAGTGACGTTTAGCAGGGCCGCGCAGTTAAAACCCGCAGTGGATGCATTTTACCGTTGGTTAAAGGCCTTGTAGGTATAGTGATCGAGCTTGGAGCTTGGTCGCTAAATTTCGGCAGTATTTTAATAATCTAGGAAAATAAGCGCATACAAAAAAGCCCCGCGTTAGCGAGGCTTTGATGATAAAAGTGGTGCCCAGAGGCGGAATCGAACCACCGACACGAGGATTTTCAACCCCTTGCTAACCCCTTGTAAATAGCGGGTTCCTAATAAAATCAACGGTTTAGGGGTGGCTACAAAACCCCTTAAAGACCTAAAAAAGCCATGAGTGTGGTCAAAGTGTGGACATGATAGTATTTATGTAGCATCTAACATAGATGCCTATAAGTACCTACAAGAGCCTCTTATAGCCAAATAGTCTAATTAAGAAGTAAATTAATGTGTACTTGCCCTTTATATATATCTAATATATTTATGTATATATAGGTTCATATTGGTATATATATGTACGAATTTGTACCTATTGATACATGGGGATTAGGTAATAGGTGTGGTTATGCAATGTATTGTAGAAACATCAACAAAAAATAAGCCTACTTGTGCTTATGATAGGAAACGTATGGAAATTGCGCTAAAATCAGAAAAAAAGCGTCTTCCTAAAGGCCTTTCTATATCTCAAATGCGAGAGTTTATTTTAGCTAGCAAATAAGGAATATTCTGATTCATGGATGATTTTGAGGTTCTATTCTCATCGAAATTTACTACTGAATTTGAATGTTTCCCAATTGACCAACAAGAAAAAATACTCTCTTTTGCTAAAACCTTCCAAGACAATGGCCTTTCTGATTTTAGTATTTATGAAGGAAAAGTTACACCTTCATGGAAGGGTGGCACCATATCCGATAAAAATTACCAATATGCGCTAGATAATGATCTCTGGCATTACCACGTTGGTATTCCTGAATATGAAAAAATTCACGATAAATATAAAACCTCAGACTGGTTATTACACTTTCAATGGCCTAATAGAGGTAATGAAATCTGCTTAGTCGACTTATACTCACATTATACTAGCGGTGGTGAGTTTTACCTGCCGCCAGAGACATATCTTGGTTACGTCGAAGAAGAATAGCCTAGCTAAGCGGATTCAATTCTAGCACTTCACTCAAATGCTCAGGCGCTAAATGCGCATATCTCATGGTCATAGTTAGCGAGCTATGGCCTAAAACCCGTTGTAGAGTCAGTATATTGCCGCCGTTCATCATAAAATGTGATGCGAACGTGTGGCGCAATATGTGTGTGCTCTGGCCCTTTGGTAGTTGCCAGCCTAGCTTATCGATAGTGCGCTTAAAAGTATTAAGCCCGTCTACTATGGGTAGATTTTCTTTAATCATCGCCTCCAGGTCATTCGATATTGGAATGCTGCGATTTTTGCCGCTCTTAGTAGCGCTAAAGTGTACTTTCCCTGCTCTAACCTTATTCGCATTCAGCGTAGATGCTTCGCCCCATCGGGCACCGGTTGCCAAGCACACCCGGGCAATCACTTTTGCATGGCTGGTCGACTGGTCCAGTTCATCAAGTAAGGTTTTAACCCTGTCTGAATCCAAAAAGCCCAGTTCTGGTTCGTCAATTTTTAAGCTGCGGATACCGTCGATTGGGTTAGGGCCGTGGTATTCACCAAGGCGCTTTAACTCGTTAAACATGCCGCGTAAGTAGGCTTGGTCGTGGTTGACCGTGTTGGCGGTGACCGTTTTTAGCCGTTCAGTACGGAAGTTGGCAAAGTCTTTTTGCGTGAATTGGTCGGCGCGTGGGTTGCCCATAATCTCGATAAGGTATTCAAGCTTGCTTAAGCGCTGAGCACCGCTTTTTAGTTGCTGGCCGTGCTGCTCGTACCACAGTTGCGCCAAATCACTTAACCGGCGTTTGTCGGTTTTGGTTTCCCATGGTTCTGGGTTGCTGTGATTCTCGCGAATATAGCGCTCGTATACTGTCGCCTCTGCCCGTGTGGCAAAGGTTTTACGGAATCTGCGCCCATTGCGGCCTGCTGGTCGCACGTCAACGGAATAGCCCTTGTCTGTCTTTTTGATCATATAAACCTCTTGATCTGCACTGAAAATACTGGTTATCTATACAGTATATTCAGTCGTGAGACTTAGAGAAATGGATTATTTAGAGATCATCAAAACGCTATCACCAGAACAGCAACAGCGGCTTATTTGTCGTCTTCGCTTTGTACTTCGCGCAAAATCTGTAGAAGTTCAGCCTCGCGCCCTTCCTGCTTCATCTTGCCAATCAGAATCATAAGCTCGGATTCTTCGGCATTAAGGTCGTTGACCTCCATGAGCAACTCACGCCATGGCGCAAGCTGGGGAATAGCGGCTATTTGTTTGATTTTGTCGATTTTTGGCGCCTTTCTACCTTGGTTGTAGTCTTTTAGTTGGCTGTAGTTGATACCGCTTAACTCACTGATTTTCTTAAGACTTATTCCAGATTCCGCACAAACCACTTTTAATTTTTCTTTGAATTCCATAAAAAACCTTGACGGACGCCCTAGGACGCCTGTATTGTTTTTGCCGAGGCGTCTTAGGACGTCCTAAGCCTGCAAATGTCTACTAAGTCGCTGAGGTTACCACAATGCAAATGAACAATAACCTAACGGTGCATATCGATGCGCCCTATATCTCACTAGATGAATACGCAAAACGCACCGGTCAAACCCGTGAAGCTGTAACAAAACAGTGTCAGCGCGGCAAGTTGCCGATTAAACCACGCGAAAACCGAAACACGCCGTACATGATCAATAACGCCTTGCTAATTAAGCAAGCGCTGAGCGCGGAGTATTAGCCGTGGGTGATCAATTATCGTTGCTGAAAAAATATGTTGAGCAGTTCATTAGTGATCAGCAGGTTGTCATTGATGGATTTGATTACTGGTTATTTATTTCAGCGGAAGATAAAGCGCGTTTAGAGCTTGAAAAGGCACGCCTTTCTGCTTTCAAGAGTGTTTTTGAAATGATTGAACGCCTTGAAGAAGGTCAAGGTCTTTTTGACATGTATATATTCCGTGAATTAGGTATTTAGTCATGTATGGAATCTATGTTGCTGAGCTGCGTTGCCCGTGCTGCAGTGAGGTTTTTAAAGCTCGTGTAAACGAAAAGCCGTGGATTAATGAATGCTTAAAGTGTGAGTCGCATATTTTTGTTGAGCCTAAATTGTTGGGCAAGCCGAACAATCTAAAACTCACGTTTAACTTAACGCTGTTGCCAGGGCGAAAAGAGCAACAGCCGCAACCGCTTAAGGTGGTTGGTTAATGAAAGCTGCTTACATAATTGTATTAAACAAAGGTAGCTGGTCACGGCCTCGGTTATTTTCGCGGTTTGATCGTTTCGGGTCGGTTGTTAAAACTGATTTTTTAAAAAATGCTTATATTTGCCACGATTCTGATGAAGTCGAGCAGATGGCTGAAGCATTGGGTACTGCTCTGACTCGATCTATCGATATTACAATTCATAAGTTGCGTTTTAAGTTATGAGTTTCCCGCAACTAAAAAAAATCGGTTTGCCTGATGAATAGACTACCACCTGAATTAAAAGAATTTATGGCCGCACAAGATGCGGTTTTTTTGGTTCCGCGAAGCGGAATGACTGGCGTGAGCGAAGCGAATGCCCATAGGCTAGTCAAGGCGTCGAAATCTGCGACACGGGAAAAC
Coding sequences within:
- a CDS encoding taurine ABC transporter ATP-binding protein produces the protein MNRLQIKDVSVVYPAAQGGDPVTALSDVNLTINQGDLVVALGASGCGKTTLLNLIAGFISPTDGYLTLGDSTVEGYPRVTVGFDIGDEVTGPGKDRGVVFQKHALLPWLNVIENTEFGLKLQGVDKATRRTRAAEYLKLVGLEDFHNHKTYQLSGGMQQRVGIARALTNDPQMLLLDEPLGALDALTRESLQELLLDVWNETNKMMFFITHSVDEALLLATRLIVMSPRPGRITHEFELDFNRQFLESRDARQVKSNPEFIAMKEKVLEIIHGDEEQAESNV
- a CDS encoding ABC transporter permease subunit; translated protein: MTNSIDKETNQPKAPSFFAKLMHRLAKQKAAPTGSYYGEPGAGNSLYISITTVVVLLLIWTGVTEAGLIKPLFLPSPIDVIARLGDVYRDGFAGATLAQHMGASFSRIFGSFFLACITGIPLGIAIGCSRIFRGIFDPIIEFYRPLPPLAYLPLVIIWMGIDESSKIMLIYLAMLAPIVLSTRAGVGSVRIEQIQVAYSMGANRWQVISQIITRGAMPDIMTGMRIAIGFGWTTLVAAEMVAAERGIGFMVLNASEFLVTDVVIAGILIIGIIAFGFDMLMRYLESKFIPWKGQN
- the serC gene encoding 3-phosphoserine/phosphohydroxythreonine transaminase; the encoded protein is MTHDTHPALIGSLRSSAASIINFSPGPTSLPKAVEQQIADSFQNQPLTSLAMSHRAPEFIELLKSTIATTREVMQIPDDYEVLFTHAGGHGQFAAVPLNLCKETTDKACYVINGTWSARGAEEASRYCQVQTIDAKDPATGHYTRFPELTENNIDADAKYIYLCSNETVNGIELHRLPKRPKSRQHIPLVVDASSDFSTKPIDWHGDGVGVLFACASKNIGHPGVTMTIVRKDLLGKDKASPLCPGVFNYTTFSEAENLWNTPATFNIEVVGMVMNWLKQQGGIEQCEQRSIAKAKAIYDTIDQSNGFYGTPIKDKAIRSRMNVPFNVKNGDDAITEKFLIEAWELGMVGLRTLTPFGVGDYLRASIYNGITLTDVETLVSFMKRFAQENS
- a CDS encoding sulfite exporter TauE/SafE family protein, giving the protein MFESFWVLVLAVSIAGLVRGYAGFGFAAIAVVGLNFTLAPQLSIPVVLALDVLCSAGLWRQARQQADIATFKLLTTGAVLGIPFGLLLLLLIDAQLLKLIICIIILVLAIALLFDAKPRNADKLRVKLGFGMASGMGTAGASVGGPMIVCYMLASPLTASAQRATMILFFIVSEGVSISVQLASGLASYEFFIYTISLLLPTLLAVRAGQWLFNKNPPKSLKHFALPIMALAAILGISASVQAIF
- a CDS encoding GNAT family N-acetyltransferase, translated to MKIELDTLSDSGIADLLEKHLQDMHQYSPAESIHALDVEQLKQPGLTFWSARINNKVVGCGALYELSESEGEVKSMKVDSAHLRKGVAARLLEQIISEAHKRNYKKVYLETGSHEAFLAAVALYERFGFVECEPFAHYQEDPYSRFYLKQLS
- a CDS encoding ABC transporter ATP-binding protein, giving the protein MSNQYTATQLLSRLWRHFIRKHTAKLILAVMFMLLEGAAMYFFVYQLKPMFDTIFVAGNETQIWGVAFAICGVFIVRSFGSFIQRALIAQTGTLVVSDMQQKLTEHLLTMDMNFFNNNSPGGLIERVRGDTQALQAFASRTLVTLGRDLTTLIAMLIAAMQIDIWWTAIIFIGAPLLVFPLYLLQKLIRRQSRKAREASALLSTRLDEIFHGIKAIKLNNLAEHESHRFSKGIHQFTRRQLYSQYSNSAMLSVIELAAGAGFVAIIYFGGQQIISGEKTAGDFITFFVAIGLLLEPIRKLTSISGAIQGAVANLERIYYLFDKKPDPRPKPTDTNLSNPLGDICFDQVNFSYGDTEVLKQLSFIAPGGKTTAFVGQSGAGKSTLFNLLTALEIPHSGSISIGGQNILSLDAQQLREEMALVSQESALFDESIIDNIKLGDISAEEEQIFTASEVALVNEFANESSDGLETLAGPRGTNLSGGQRQRVIIARAMLRNAPILLLDEATSALDNQTERKIQQLLDDVSKQKTTLVIAHRLTTVMNADLIHVMHEGQVVESGTHEELMALNGQYKKLHATLEQ
- a CDS encoding tyrosine-protein phosphatase; its protein translation is MANLFKQKYIAMQETWRDNGITSKKQRILVHLDAIFGDHAFFRVFWTNLNRLSDNAWRCNQPSPRQIKRLSKLGVTTIVNLRGPSRWGSYALEKEACAKYGIELVNHRMFSRRMPTFEELLKTKAMFESLNGVTAFHCKSGADRAGICSALYCLMVLKQPIEQAQKQLSIKYLHIKHSKTGRLDYFLDAYRQYNEVTPVDFLEWAEHHYDRDALQEKFHSNKWYDFIVDKVLRRE
- a CDS encoding LysR substrate-binding domain-containing protein encodes the protein MDNVLPLKALQAFESAGRTGSFQRAAGELGVTPSAISHQIKSLEEYLGFELFERKARQVVLTPLGDAYLETVAQSFLQLDIATSRLQQGYATGKLTVAMPALLLQQYVMPKLFYFTEKHPELEIELISADEESDYDGADVAIRLAQDSRKDNDFLLSRSAELTAVCAPELLEREFIMAAPQLLQCRLLYCHDGLDYWRRWFNIQGIDFFPAQGSMNFSTETAVLQAALEGVGVALIDLRFVQRELAQGLLMAPVDISLHLPQNYSVTFSRAAQLKPAVDAFYRWLKAL
- a CDS encoding phage integrase, with the protein product MIKKTDKGYSVDVRPAGRNGRRFRKTFATRAEATVYERYIRENHSNPEPWETKTDKRRLSDLAQLWYEQHGQQLKSGAQRLSKLEYLIEIMGNPRADQFTQKDFANFRTERLKTVTANTVNHDQAYLRGMFNELKRLGEYHGPNPIDGIRSLKIDEPELGFLDSDRVKTLLDELDQSTSHAKVIARVCLATGARWGEASTLNANKVRAGKVHFSATKSGKNRSIPISNDLEAMIKENLPIVDGLNTFKRTIDKLGWQLPKGQSTHILRHTFASHFMMNGGNILTLQRVLGHSSLTMTMRYAHLAPEHLSEVLELNPLS
- a CDS encoding helix-turn-helix domain-containing protein translates to MEFKEKLKVVCAESGISLKKISELSGINYSQLKDYNQGRKAPKIDKIKQIAAIPQLAPWRELLMEVNDLNAEESELMILIGKMKQEGREAELLQILREVQSEDDK